In Cedecea neteri, a single genomic region encodes these proteins:
- a CDS encoding phage baseplate protein, with amino-acid sequence MASHPVEFGPNISDHAWAQPGEVTIDCLFKAGGSLVDFANTTALGSWLNAGPSPAQIYQQLLDLQTKAEPFRVITRRRAYDNMLIKTLTVTTAAKSENILGCKLVLAEVLMTATEARPAAPKTAMDEGVTTTSVGDKGEKVVTTPKGRE; translated from the coding sequence ATCGCCTCTCATCCCGTCGAGTTTGGCCCGAACATCAGCGACCATGCCTGGGCCCAGCCTGGCGAGGTAACGATTGATTGCCTCTTTAAAGCGGGTGGTTCACTGGTTGATTTTGCCAATACGACCGCGCTCGGCTCCTGGCTAAACGCAGGCCCCAGTCCGGCACAAATTTATCAACAACTACTTGATTTACAGACAAAAGCAGAACCCTTTAGGGTGATTACCCGCCGCCGCGCTTACGACAATATGCTGATCAAAACGTTGACGGTAACGACCGCCGCTAAATCGGAAAACATTCTTGGCTGCAAACTGGTGCTGGCAGAAGTATTAATGACGGCCACGGAAGCGCGCCCGGCAGCGCCTAAAACGGCAATGGATGAAGGGGTAACGACAACTTCAGTCGGCGATAAGGGCGAAAAAGTGGTTACCACTCCCAAGGGGCGGGAATAA